In Streptomyces sp. NBC_01439, the following are encoded in one genomic region:
- a CDS encoding RNA polymerase sigma factor, translating into MLGDDAELTAAVLAAQDGDENAFRAVYRAVHPRLLGYVRTLVGDGDAEDVTSEAWLQIARDLDSFTGDADRFRGWAARIARNRALDHIRMRGRRPAIGGDDTELTSWAAECDTAGAAMESLDTGRTMALIAQLPQDQAEAVVLRVVVGLDAKSAAETLGKRPGAVRTAAHRGLKKLAELLGTEGGFEPDPDTGSDPAPTVGHNARGQAWGGGGGRDLDAVPAQRGRSGGFVEQTGVTDSRWRTQKDM; encoded by the coding sequence TTGCTGGGGGACGACGCGGAGCTGACCGCCGCGGTGCTCGCGGCACAGGACGGCGACGAGAACGCGTTCCGTGCTGTGTACCGCGCCGTGCACCCACGGCTGCTGGGATACGTACGCACGCTCGTCGGGGACGGCGACGCGGAGGACGTGACCTCGGAAGCCTGGCTGCAGATCGCCCGCGACCTCGACTCCTTCACGGGCGACGCCGACCGCTTCCGCGGCTGGGCGGCCCGCATCGCCCGCAACCGCGCCCTCGACCACATCCGCATGCGCGGCCGCCGCCCCGCCATCGGCGGCGACGACACCGAGCTGACGAGTTGGGCCGCCGAGTGCGACACCGCGGGCGCGGCCATGGAGTCCCTCGACACCGGGCGCACCATGGCGCTCATCGCGCAGCTGCCGCAGGACCAGGCCGAGGCCGTCGTCCTGCGCGTCGTGGTCGGGCTGGACGCCAAGAGCGCGGCCGAGACCCTGGGCAAGCGGCCCGGTGCCGTACGGACCGCGGCCCACCGGGGCCTGAAGAAGCTGGCCGAGCTGCTCGGTACGGAGGGTGGCTTCGAACCGGACCCGGACACCGGATCGGATCCGGCTCCGACGGTCGGCCATAATGCCCGTGGCCAGGCATGGGGCGGCGGGGGCGGGAGGGATCTCGACGCCGTACCCGCGCAGCGTGGCCGGAGCGGGGGCTTCGTAGAACAAACCGGTGTGACGGATTCACGTTGGCGGACGCAGAAGGACATGTGA
- a CDS encoding 2-oxo-4-hydroxy-4-carboxy-5-ureidoimidazoline decarboxylase has translation MAVHPRRAPRSPLLSSHLPAQAPGRTSRTGSTGSSAPPHGFGLARFNALSPEAARAVLLHCCGSRRWAHRVAAHRPYPDSATLLAAADEASYDLSQGDLTEALAAECSAELDHGAPYAALLALDAAHAEYERKFGHAFVICLDGHPPEEQADQLLGAIRRRMGHEVDEERSISADELRRVAQARLRDLTRWLTSPDGLTATEIGLFAPVG, from the coding sequence GTGGCGGTACACCCCCGCCGCGCCCCGAGGAGCCCCCTGCTGTCCAGCCACCTTCCGGCACAGGCCCCAGGGCGCACCTCCCGGACCGGATCCACGGGAAGCTCCGCCCCTCCTCACGGATTCGGACTGGCCCGGTTCAACGCCCTGTCCCCCGAAGCCGCCCGGGCCGTCCTGCTGCACTGCTGCGGAAGCCGCCGCTGGGCGCACCGGGTGGCGGCGCACCGCCCCTACCCGGACTCCGCGACCCTGCTCGCCGCCGCCGACGAGGCCTCGTACGACCTCTCGCAGGGCGACCTGACCGAGGCCCTGGCCGCGGAGTGCTCGGCGGAGCTGGACCACGGGGCTCCGTACGCCGCCCTGCTGGCCCTCGACGCGGCCCACGCGGAGTACGAACGAAAGTTCGGCCACGCCTTCGTGATCTGCCTCGACGGGCACCCGCCGGAGGAGCAGGCCGACCAGTTGCTGGGCGCGATCCGCCGCAGGATGGGCCACGAGGTCGACGAGGAGCGCTCGATCTCCGCTGACGAGCTGCGTCGTGTCGCTCAGGCCCGGCTCCGGGATCTGACACGCTGGCTGACCTCTCCGGATGGGCTGACTGCCACGGAAATCGGGCTATTCGCCCCTGTGGGATAG
- the sdhC gene encoding succinate dehydrogenase, cytochrome b556 subunit yields the protein MPAGTLYRGREGMWSWVAHRVTGVLIFFFLFVHVLDTALVRVSPEAYDDVVATYKTPIVALLEYGLVAAILFHALNGLRVIAVDFWSKGPRYQKQMLWTVVGIWVVMMALALYPVLGHAYLELFGK from the coding sequence GTGCCGGCTGGAACGTTGTACCGCGGCCGGGAAGGAATGTGGTCCTGGGTGGCTCATCGAGTCACCGGCGTCCTCATCTTCTTCTTCCTGTTCGTACACGTCCTCGACACCGCTCTCGTCCGCGTCTCCCCCGAGGCGTACGACGATGTCGTGGCTACCTACAAGACTCCGATCGTCGCGCTGCTGGAGTACGGCCTCGTCGCCGCCATCCTGTTCCACGCGCTCAACGGTCTCCGTGTCATCGCCGTGGACTTCTGGTCCAAGGGCCCGCGCTACCAGAAGCAGATGCTCTGGACCGTCGTGGGCATCTGGGTCGTGATGATGGCCCTGGCCCTGTACCCCGTACTGGGCCACGCCTACCTTGAACTGTTCGGGAAGTGA
- a CDS encoding succinate dehydrogenase hydrophobic membrane anchor subunit: MSSDTSFEKGVGDVEGVSLYDVDNPAPYIEAPRKRTGKTPRSTRGNFEMVAWLFMRLSGIVLVVLVIGHLVIQLVLDGGVSKIGFAFVAGRWASPFWQVWDLLMLWLAMLHGANGLRTVINDYAERANTRLWLKGLLYTATVFTILLGTLVIFTFDPNIR; encoded by the coding sequence ATGTCTTCTGACACTTCTTTCGAAAAGGGCGTCGGCGACGTGGAGGGCGTTTCCCTCTACGACGTGGACAACCCGGCGCCTTACATCGAGGCCCCGCGCAAGCGGACCGGCAAGACCCCGCGCTCGACCCGCGGCAACTTCGAGATGGTCGCGTGGCTCTTCATGCGCCTCTCGGGCATCGTGCTCGTCGTCCTGGTCATCGGCCACCTCGTGATCCAGCTGGTGCTCGACGGCGGCGTGTCCAAGATCGGCTTCGCCTTCGTGGCCGGCCGCTGGGCCTCCCCGTTCTGGCAGGTCTGGGACCTGCTGATGCTGTGGCTGGCCATGCTGCACGGCGCCAACGGCCTGCGTACCGTCATCAACGACTACGCGGAGCGTGCCAACACGCGGCTGTGGCTGAAGGGCCTGCTCTACACCGCCACGGTGTTCACCATCCTTCTGGGCACGCTGGTGATCTTCACCTTCGACCCGAACATCCGCTAG
- the sdhA gene encoding succinate dehydrogenase flavoprotein subunit — protein MKIHKYDTVIVGAGGAGMRAAIESTKRSRTAVLTKLYPTRSHTGAAQGGMAAALANVEEDNWEWHTFDTVKGGDYLVDQDAAEILAKEAIDAVLDLEKMGLPFNRTPDGTIDQRRFGGHSRNHGEAPVRRSCYAADRTGHMILQTLYQNCVKEGVEFFNEFYVLDQLLVEEDGVKKSAGVVAYELATGEIHVFQAKAVIYASGGTGKFFKVTSNAHTLTGDGQAACYRRGLPLEDMEFFQFHPTGIWRMGILLTEGARGEGGILRNKDGERFMEKYAPVMKDLASRDVVSRSIYTEIREGRGCGPAGDHVYLDLTHLPPEQLDAKLPDITEFARTYLGIEPYTDPIPIQPTAHYAMGGIPTNVEGEVLSDNTTVVPGLYAAGEVACVSVHGANRLGTNSLLDINVFGKRSGIAAAKYSQENDFVELPENPAQQVADLVEHLRNSTGNERVADLRLELQETMDACVMVFRTEQTIKTAVEKIAELRERYKNVSVQDKGKRFNTDLLEAIELGNLLDLAEVMAVSALARKESRGGHYREDYPNRDDVNFMRHTMAYREVGDDGKDSVRLDYKPVVVTRYQPMERKY, from the coding sequence ATGAAGATCCACAAGTACGACACCGTCATCGTCGGCGCCGGTGGCGCGGGCATGCGCGCCGCCATCGAGTCGACGAAGCGCAGCCGCACCGCCGTGCTGACGAAGCTGTACCCCACCCGCTCCCACACGGGCGCCGCGCAGGGCGGCATGGCCGCCGCGCTGGCCAACGTGGAAGAGGACAACTGGGAGTGGCACACCTTCGACACGGTCAAGGGCGGTGACTACCTGGTCGACCAGGACGCCGCCGAGATCCTGGCGAAGGAGGCCATCGACGCCGTCCTCGACCTGGAGAAGATGGGCCTGCCGTTCAACCGCACCCCGGACGGCACCATCGACCAGCGCCGCTTCGGCGGCCACTCGCGCAACCACGGCGAGGCCCCGGTCCGCCGGTCCTGCTACGCCGCGGACCGCACCGGTCACATGATCCTCCAGACGCTGTACCAGAACTGCGTCAAGGAGGGCGTGGAGTTCTTCAACGAGTTCTACGTCCTGGACCAGCTCCTGGTCGAGGAGGACGGCGTCAAGAAGTCGGCCGGTGTGGTCGCGTACGAGCTCGCCACCGGCGAGATCCACGTGTTCCAGGCCAAGGCCGTCATCTACGCCTCCGGCGGCACCGGCAAGTTCTTCAAGGTGACCTCCAACGCGCACACCCTCACGGGTGACGGCCAAGCGGCCTGCTACCGCCGCGGCCTGCCGCTGGAGGACATGGAGTTCTTCCAGTTCCACCCGACGGGCATCTGGCGCATGGGCATCCTGCTGACGGAGGGCGCCCGCGGTGAGGGCGGCATCCTCCGCAACAAGGACGGCGAGCGCTTCATGGAGAAGTACGCGCCGGTCATGAAGGACCTCGCGTCCCGTGACGTCGTCTCGCGCTCCATCTACACCGAGATCCGTGAGGGCCGCGGCTGCGGTCCGGCCGGTGACCACGTGTACCTGGACCTCACGCACCTGCCGCCGGAGCAGCTCGACGCGAAGCTCCCGGACATCACCGAGTTCGCGCGCACCTACCTGGGCATCGAGCCGTACACGGACCCGATCCCGATCCAGCCCACCGCGCACTACGCCATGGGCGGCATCCCGACCAACGTCGAGGGTGAGGTCCTGTCGGACAACACCACCGTCGTCCCGGGCCTGTACGCGGCCGGCGAGGTCGCGTGCGTGTCGGTGCACGGCGCGAACCGCCTGGGCACCAACTCGCTGCTGGACATCAACGTCTTCGGCAAGCGCTCCGGCATCGCCGCCGCCAAGTACTCCCAGGAGAACGACTTCGTCGAGCTCCCGGAGAACCCGGCGCAGCAGGTGGCCGACCTCGTCGAGCACCTACGCAACTCCACGGGCAACGAGCGGGTCGCCGACCTGCGTCTGGAGCTCCAGGAGACGATGGACGCGTGCGTGATGGTGTTCCGTACGGAGCAGACCATCAAGACCGCGGTCGAGAAGATCGCGGAGCTGCGCGAGCGCTACAAGAACGTGTCCGTCCAGGACAAGGGCAAGCGCTTCAACACGGACCTGCTGGAGGCCATCGAGCTGGGCAACCTGCTCGACCTGGCCGAGGTCATGGCCGTGTCCGCCCTGGCGCGCAAGGAGTCCCGCGGCGGTCACTACCGCGAGGACTACCCGAACCGCGACGACGTCAACTTCATGCGCCACACCATGGCGTACCGCGAGGTCGGCGACGACGGCAAGGACTCCGTCCGGCTGGACTACAAGCCCGTCGTCGTCACCCGCTACCAGCCGATGGAGCGTAAGTACTGA
- a CDS encoding succinate dehydrogenase iron-sulfur subunit — protein MATPTLDKMEAAAAASPFITVTFRIRRFNPEISEESTWQDFQVEIDPKERVLDGLHKIKWDLDGTLTFRRSCAHGICGSDAMRINGKNRLACKTLIKDINPEKPITVEAIKGLTVMKDLVVDMEPFFQAYRDVMPFLVTKGNEPTRERLQSAEDRERFDDTTKCILCAACTSSCPVFWNDGQYFGPAAIVNAHRFIFDSRDEAGEQRLEILNDKDGVWRCRTTFNCTDACPRGIEVTKAIQEVKRALITRRF, from the coding sequence ATGGCCACCCCCACCCTGGACAAGATGGAGGCGGCGGCCGCCGCCTCGCCGTTCATCACGGTCACCTTCCGGATCCGCCGCTTCAACCCGGAGATCTCCGAGGAGTCGACCTGGCAGGACTTCCAGGTCGAGATCGACCCGAAGGAGCGCGTGCTCGACGGTCTCCACAAGATCAAGTGGGACCTCGACGGCACGCTGACCTTCCGTCGCTCGTGCGCGCACGGCATCTGCGGCTCCGACGCGATGCGGATCAACGGCAAGAACAGGCTCGCCTGCAAGACGCTGATCAAGGACATCAACCCGGAGAAGCCGATCACCGTCGAGGCCATCAAGGGCCTCACGGTGATGAAGGACCTCGTGGTCGACATGGAGCCCTTCTTCCAGGCCTACCGCGACGTCATGCCGTTCCTGGTCACCAAGGGCAACGAGCCGACGCGCGAGCGCCTGCAGTCCGCCGAGGACCGCGAGCGCTTCGACGACACCACCAAGTGCATCCTGTGCGCCGCGTGCACGTCCTCGTGCCCGGTGTTCTGGAACGACGGCCAGTACTTCGGCCCGGCGGCGATCGTCAACGCGCACCGCTTCATCTTCGACTCGCGCGACGAGGCCGGCGAGCAGCGGCTGGAGATCCTGAACGACAAGGACGGCGTGTGGCGCTGCCGCACGACCTTCAACTGCACCGACGCGTGCCCGCGTGGCATCGAGGTCACGAAGGCGATCCAGGAAGTCAAGCGTGCGCTGATCACGCGCCGCTTCTGA
- a CDS encoding RNA polymerase sigma factor codes for MPDTHRTIDAVWKLESAKIIAGLTRMVHDVGLAEELAQDALVAALEQWPVTGVPDNPGAWLTTTAKRRAVDHIRRDRRLAHKQEQLAHELEQQREPEQDDVLRLMLISCHPVLPTGARAALTLRLLGGLTAEEIARAFLVTGPAIAQRIAAAKRTLAEQRVPFDLPDEAELPERLSSVLEVIYLIFNEGYSATSGDDLMRPGLCLEALRLGRLLAELAPQEAEAHALVALMEIQASRSAARTGPSGEPVQLHEQNRGRWDQLLIRRGFTAMLRARQVGGTSPGPYLLQAAIAVCHAQATTAEDTDWARIAGLYGALAQLLPTPVVQLNRAVSLGMAHGPRVGLDLVDSLAADPALRDYHLLPSVRGDLLVRLDRQQEARLEFHRAAALTRNAAERAFLERRADAIAGTDPTGHGPTLGEAARDFLARDELDPATVRSYGQTLRRLLLDLGDRRPLASLTADQVAGVVRAAWGGAAARTWNRHRSAVRSFGSWADLGDLAAGLERRAEETGSRAPALGPAQLDALCGRPDLPLRERTLWRLLFESGAGVKAVLSLNVEDLDLADRRAPAGRTWVSWRSGTARLLPGLLAGRTRGPVFLSDRRPGPGRTPAPADLCPDTGRRRLSYERAEYLFKEATRSLDPAAGGYTLGRLRPRPAERGPHMLSDRA; via the coding sequence GTGCCGGACACCCATCGCACGATCGACGCCGTCTGGAAGCTCGAGTCCGCGAAGATCATCGCCGGGCTCACGCGGATGGTCCACGACGTCGGCCTCGCCGAGGAACTGGCCCAGGACGCGCTCGTCGCCGCACTCGAACAGTGGCCCGTCACGGGCGTCCCCGACAACCCCGGCGCCTGGCTGACGACCACGGCCAAACGGCGGGCGGTCGACCACATCCGGCGCGACCGGCGGCTGGCGCACAAGCAGGAACAGCTCGCCCACGAGCTGGAACAGCAGCGGGAACCCGAACAGGACGACGTCCTGCGGCTGATGCTCATCTCCTGCCACCCCGTCCTGCCGACCGGGGCCAGGGCCGCACTGACGCTCCGGCTGCTCGGCGGCCTGACGGCCGAGGAGATCGCCCGCGCCTTCCTCGTCACCGGGCCCGCCATCGCCCAGCGCATCGCCGCCGCCAAGCGGACGCTGGCCGAGCAGCGCGTGCCCTTCGACCTGCCGGACGAAGCCGAACTGCCCGAACGCCTCTCGTCCGTCCTGGAGGTCATCTACCTGATCTTCAACGAGGGTTACTCGGCGACCTCGGGCGACGACCTGATGCGGCCCGGGCTCTGCCTCGAAGCCCTGCGGCTGGGCCGGCTGCTGGCGGAACTGGCGCCACAGGAGGCCGAGGCGCACGCACTCGTGGCCCTGATGGAGATCCAGGCCTCCCGCTCGGCCGCCCGCACCGGCCCGTCGGGCGAGCCCGTACAGCTGCACGAGCAGAACCGCGGACGCTGGGACCAGCTGCTCATCCGCCGCGGGTTCACCGCCATGCTGCGCGCCCGGCAGGTCGGCGGTACGTCGCCCGGCCCGTACCTCCTCCAGGCGGCGATAGCCGTGTGCCATGCGCAGGCCACCACCGCCGAGGACACCGACTGGGCCCGGATTGCCGGCCTGTACGGGGCCTTGGCGCAGCTGCTGCCGACACCGGTCGTCCAGCTCAACCGGGCCGTGTCGCTCGGGATGGCCCACGGCCCCCGGGTCGGTCTGGATCTGGTCGACTCCCTGGCCGCCGATCCCGCACTGCGCGACTACCACCTCCTGCCGAGCGTCAGGGGAGACCTGCTGGTGCGCCTCGACCGGCAGCAGGAAGCGCGGCTGGAGTTCCACCGGGCGGCAGCACTCACCCGCAACGCCGCCGAGCGCGCCTTCCTGGAGCGGCGCGCGGACGCGATCGCCGGCACGGACCCGACCGGTCACGGACCCACGCTCGGGGAGGCCGCCCGCGACTTCCTCGCCCGCGACGAGCTGGACCCGGCGACGGTCCGCTCCTACGGACAGACCCTCCGCAGGCTGCTCCTGGACCTCGGCGACCGGCGACCGCTGGCCTCCCTGACGGCCGACCAGGTGGCCGGCGTCGTCAGGGCGGCCTGGGGCGGGGCGGCGGCCAGGACCTGGAACCGGCACCGCTCGGCCGTGCGGTCCTTCGGCTCCTGGGCCGACCTGGGCGACCTCGCGGCAGGGCTGGAGCGGCGCGCGGAGGAGACCGGCTCCCGGGCGCCGGCGCTGGGCCCCGCCCAGCTCGACGCGCTCTGCGGCCGTCCGGACCTGCCGCTGCGCGAACGGACGCTGTGGCGGCTCCTGTTCGAGTCGGGGGCCGGGGTGAAGGCGGTCCTCTCACTGAACGTCGAGGACCTCGACCTCGCGGACCGCCGGGCTCCGGCCGGCCGCACCTGGGTGAGCTGGCGCTCGGGGACCGCCCGTCTCCTACCCGGGCTGCTGGCCGGCCGGACCCGGGGCCCGGTGTTCCTCTCTGACCGGCGGCCCGGACCGGGTCGGACGCCCGCACCGGCCGACCTCTGCCCGGACACGGGCCGGCGCCGCCTCTCCTACGAGCGGGCCGAGTACCTCTTCAAAGAGGCCACCCGCTCCCTGGATCCGGCGGCCGGCGGCTACACGCTGGGCCGGCTCAGGCCCCGCCCGGCGGAGCGCGGGCCTCACATGCTCAGCGACCGCGCGTAG
- a CDS encoding YciI family protein → MRYLMTTRPSDTAPDENLYAEMGRFIEELSAAGVLLATGGLEPGGVLVTSLGDEITVTDGPFAEAKEAVAGFALIEVRSKEEAIELARRFRRIVGDGESVVQQVFGP, encoded by the coding sequence ATGCGCTACCTGATGACCACCCGGCCTTCCGACACCGCCCCCGACGAGAACCTGTACGCGGAGATGGGCCGGTTCATCGAGGAACTGTCGGCGGCCGGTGTCCTGTTGGCGACCGGCGGCCTGGAGCCGGGCGGTGTCCTGGTGACGTCGCTCGGGGACGAGATCACCGTGACGGACGGGCCGTTCGCCGAGGCCAAGGAGGCCGTGGCCGGTTTCGCCCTGATCGAGGTCCGCTCCAAGGAGGAGGCGATCGAACTGGCCCGCCGCTTCCGCAGGATCGTCGGTGACGGCGAGAGCGTGGTCCAGCAGGTCTTCGGCCCCTGA
- a CDS encoding DUF998 domain-containing protein translates to MTTTTAATTTAPATRSRTRAATRSLLACAVAATPLWVAVALPQAALREGFDITRHPLSALSNGSLGWLQITNFLIVGVLLAVGATGLRRALHGGPGGIWAPRLVRAAGVGMIAAGAFVMDPADGFPAGTPYGQPAALTWHSYAHFAAGSITFLSLIAACYVLGRRFGRAGERRYALLARVGGTALLLGNGWAMGGGRAGTLTLAVGVITAMLSISLIANRFRSAR, encoded by the coding sequence ATGACCACCACCACAGCCGCCACCACCACCGCCCCCGCGACCCGATCCCGCACCCGGGCCGCCACCCGCTCCCTGCTCGCCTGTGCGGTCGCGGCGACCCCGCTGTGGGTGGCCGTGGCCCTGCCCCAGGCCGCCCTCCGCGAGGGCTTCGACATCACCCGCCACCCGCTGAGCGCCCTGAGCAACGGATCCCTGGGGTGGCTCCAGATCACCAACTTCCTGATCGTCGGAGTGCTGCTCGCCGTGGGAGCGACCGGCCTGCGCCGGGCCCTGCACGGCGGACCCGGAGGCATCTGGGCGCCGCGACTGGTGCGCGCCGCCGGTGTCGGCATGATCGCCGCGGGCGCGTTCGTCATGGACCCGGCCGACGGCTTCCCCGCGGGTACCCCCTACGGGCAGCCCGCCGCCCTCACCTGGCACAGCTACGCCCACTTCGCCGCGGGATCGATCACCTTCCTCTCGCTGATCGCCGCCTGCTACGTCCTGGGCCGTCGCTTCGGCCGCGCCGGTGAGCGTCGGTACGCCCTGCTCGCCCGGGTCGGCGGCACCGCCCTCCTGCTCGGCAACGGCTGGGCCATGGGCGGCGGCAGGGCCGGCACGCTCACCCTGGCCGTCGGCGTGATCACCGCGATGCTCTCGATCTCCTTGATCGCGAACCGCTTCCGCAGTGCCCGCTGA
- a CDS encoding thiol-disulfide oxidoreductase DCC family protein, with protein MTTAAATAPVRNLTVLYDAGCPFCVHIRHWLLAQRWLVPLALVPAASWEARRRFPRLDHASTLREITVIGDTGQVWTGTDAFIVCLWALVEHRPKANWLATPAGRPFARAAMHTASAWRRAVRTEGYPEAAEGPACDDECSVPR; from the coding sequence GTGACGACCGCCGCCGCCACCGCGCCCGTGCGGAACCTGACCGTCCTCTACGACGCCGGCTGCCCGTTCTGCGTGCACATCCGGCACTGGCTGCTCGCGCAGCGGTGGCTGGTCCCGCTCGCCCTGGTCCCCGCCGCCTCCTGGGAAGCGCGGCGGCGGTTCCCCCGCCTCGACCACGCGTCGACGCTGCGGGAGATCACCGTCATCGGGGACACGGGGCAGGTGTGGACCGGGACCGACGCCTTCATCGTGTGCCTGTGGGCGCTGGTCGAACACCGGCCGAAGGCGAACTGGCTGGCCACCCCGGCCGGCCGGCCCTTCGCCCGGGCGGCGATGCACACGGCCTCCGCCTGGCGGCGGGCCGTACGTACCGAGGGTTACCCGGAGGCCGCCGAGGGACCGGCCTGTGACGACGAGTGTTCCGTCCCCCGATAG
- a CDS encoding TetR/AcrR family transcriptional regulator produces the protein MTDQKAPKSEQTRTLILETALRLFQERGFDKTTMRGIAKEAGVSVGNAYYYFESKEHLVQGFYDRIGAAHQAAVRPILDNETDLQKRYAGVLTAWLDIAAPYHEFASQFFKNAADPESPLSPFSPESEQARQAAIRIHREVLAGAKTKVPAELADVLPELMWLAQMGLVLYWVFDRSPNSEKTRRLAERGAQLTTRGIVLARFRVLRPLVREVHELFADFLPGMAQTATAGARRRASDPYPGTGTGTDPA, from the coding sequence GTGACTGATCAGAAGGCTCCCAAGAGCGAGCAGACCCGCACGCTCATCCTCGAAACCGCGCTCCGCCTCTTCCAGGAACGCGGCTTCGACAAGACGACCATGCGGGGCATCGCGAAGGAGGCCGGCGTCTCGGTCGGCAACGCCTACTACTACTTCGAATCGAAGGAACACCTGGTCCAGGGGTTCTACGATCGGATCGGCGCCGCCCACCAAGCCGCGGTACGGCCCATCCTGGACAACGAGACCGATCTGCAGAAGCGGTACGCGGGCGTGTTGACGGCCTGGCTGGACATCGCGGCCCCGTACCACGAGTTCGCCTCCCAGTTCTTCAAGAACGCGGCGGATCCCGAGAGTCCGCTCAGCCCGTTCTCGCCGGAGTCCGAGCAGGCGCGGCAGGCCGCGATCCGCATCCACCGCGAAGTGCTGGCCGGCGCGAAGACCAAGGTGCCGGCCGAGCTGGCCGACGTACTGCCCGAGCTGATGTGGCTCGCGCAAATGGGCCTGGTCCTGTACTGGGTCTTCGACCGCTCGCCGAACAGCGAGAAGACGCGGCGGCTCGCGGAGCGCGGTGCGCAGCTGACGACGCGGGGCATCGTGCTGGCCCGCTTCCGGGTGCTGCGGCCGCTGGTGCGGGAAGTCCACGAGCTGTTCGCGGACTTCCTGCCGGGCATGGCCCAGACGGCCACGGCGGGGGCCCGGCGCCGGGCCTCGGACCCGTACCCGGGGACGGGGACGGGGACGGACCCCGCGTAG
- a CDS encoding ABC transporter substrate-binding protein — translation MRSVRSKIIAAGLVLGVVGVGAWQLLPEDGGGRGAVRVGTSDVVSSLDPAGAYDAGSWALFSNIYQSLLTIKPGSDAPVPDAAASCGFVGQKLTVYTCELRPDVKFAGGRTITAEDVKHSFDRIKAINSDQGPAPLFNTLESVKAEGRTVTFNLSAGDSTFPFKIATGAASIVDKDKYPAKSLREDGKADGSGPYTLGGYKAGTSVELKPNNSYKGQGKPAHTPVTVKYFKDSEQLDQAWKARQIDVAHRDMPPAVLAGLNPGLKDTRYQASGGSETRSIVFNVRPGSTAAPLAVRQAVAAVLDRAKVAVEVHLGTVTPLYSLVPAGIAGHSTPFFDAYPAPNQATAKKLFKDAGITGPVRLNLGVNVRGANLPEAEELKRQLEATGLFQVTIKPVDVWSDFQKAYAAGEFDAYTIGWIADFPDADNFLAPLVGADSSMNNGFSDKRVDELITRTQSHAERSEAATEFRDLQQLVAQQAPMVPIWQKKDYVMSREDVTGAQYLSDGTGVWRLWELDWL, via the coding sequence ATGCGGTCTGTCCGCTCGAAGATAATCGCGGCCGGGCTGGTCCTCGGCGTGGTCGGCGTGGGTGCCTGGCAGTTGCTGCCCGAGGACGGCGGCGGCCGCGGTGCCGTCCGGGTGGGTACGAGCGACGTCGTCTCCTCCCTCGACCCCGCCGGGGCGTACGACGCCGGTTCCTGGGCCCTGTTCAGCAACATCTACCAGTCGCTGCTGACCATCAAGCCCGGCTCCGACGCCCCCGTGCCGGACGCCGCCGCCTCCTGCGGTTTCGTGGGCCAGAAGCTCACCGTCTACACGTGCGAGCTCCGCCCCGACGTGAAGTTCGCGGGCGGCCGCACCATCACCGCCGAGGACGTCAAGCACTCCTTCGACCGCATCAAGGCGATCAACTCCGACCAGGGGCCGGCTCCGCTCTTCAACACCCTGGAGTCGGTCAAGGCCGAGGGACGGACCGTCACCTTCAACCTCTCCGCCGGCGACTCCACCTTCCCCTTCAAGATCGCGACGGGCGCCGCCTCGATCGTCGACAAGGACAAGTACCCGGCGAAGTCCCTGCGCGAGGACGGCAAGGCGGACGGGTCCGGCCCGTACACGCTGGGCGGCTACAAGGCCGGCACGAGCGTCGAGCTCAAGCCCAACAACTCGTACAAGGGCCAGGGCAAGCCGGCCCACACGCCGGTCACCGTCAAGTACTTCAAGGACTCCGAACAGCTCGACCAGGCCTGGAAGGCCCGCCAGATCGACGTCGCGCACCGGGACATGCCGCCCGCCGTGCTCGCCGGCCTCAACCCGGGCCTGAAGGACACCCGCTACCAGGCCTCCGGCGGCAGCGAGACCCGCTCCATCGTCTTCAACGTCCGCCCCGGCTCCACCGCGGCCCCGCTCGCCGTCCGCCAGGCCGTCGCCGCCGTCCTGGACCGCGCCAAGGTGGCCGTCGAGGTCCACCTGGGGACCGTCACCCCGCTGTACTCCCTGGTCCCGGCGGGCATCGCCGGCCACAGCACGCCGTTCTTCGACGCCTACCCGGCCCCGAACCAGGCGACCGCCAAGAAGCTCTTCAAGGACGCCGGGATCACCGGCCCCGTCCGCCTCAACCTCGGCGTGAACGTGCGCGGCGCGAACCTGCCCGAAGCCGAGGAGCTCAAGCGCCAGCTGGAGGCCACCGGCCTCTTCCAGGTGACGATCAAGCCGGTCGACGTGTGGAGCGACTTCCAGAAGGCGTACGCGGCGGGCGAGTTCGACGCCTACACCATCGGCTGGATCGCGGACTTCCCGGACGCGGACAACTTCCTCGCCCCGCTCGTCGGTGCCGATTCGTCCATGAACAACGGCTTCTCGGACAAGCGCGTCGACGAGCTGATCACCCGTACCCAGTCCCACGCGGAGCGGAGCGAGGCGGCCACGGAGTTCCGCGACCTCCAGCAGCTGGTCGCCCAGCAGGCCCCGATGGTGCCGATCTGGCAGAAGAAGGACTACGTGATGTCCCGCGAGGACGTCACCGGAGCCCAGTACCTGTCCGACGGCACCGGCGTCTGGCGCCTGTGGGAACTCGACTGGCTGTAG